In Methanooceanicella nereidis, a single window of DNA contains:
- a CDS encoding PspA/IM30 family protein, translating to MGLLSRLTATIKAKISKLLDMFEDPRETLDYSYKRQLELQQEIKKGIANVVTSKKRLEHQKTKLESSVNSLNEQAREAVAVNRDDLATLALERKKQMMNQIEALSTQIQDMKLEQDRLMDMDKRLATKVEIFRSQKETIKAQYSAAEAKVRITEATAGIGEEMADVGFAVQRAMDKTEEMQARSEALDELIEQGVIQEFGTDKTRVEMELEKIKDEADIKRELEIMKQEVKR from the coding sequence ATGGGACTTTTAAGCAGGCTCACGGCCACGATCAAGGCCAAGATCAGTAAGTTACTGGACATGTTCGAGGACCCTCGGGAAACTCTCGACTATTCTTATAAGAGACAGCTGGAGCTTCAGCAGGAGATCAAGAAAGGCATAGCTAACGTTGTGACCTCAAAGAAAAGGCTCGAGCATCAGAAGACAAAGCTTGAATCGAGCGTAAACTCATTGAACGAACAGGCCAGGGAAGCCGTCGCTGTCAACAGGGACGACCTTGCAACTCTCGCCCTCGAGCGTAAAAAACAGATGATGAACCAGATCGAGGCCCTGAGCACACAGATACAGGACATGAAGCTCGAACAGGACCGCCTCATGGACATGGACAAGAGGCTTGCGACGAAGGTAGAGATATTCCGTTCGCAAAAAGAGACGATAAAAGCCCAGTACTCGGCGGCCGAGGCAAAAGTAAGGATCACGGAGGCCACAGCAGGGATCGGCGAAGAGATGGCCGATGTGGGCTTTGCAGTACAGCGGGCAATGGATAAGACCGAAGAAATGCAGGCGCGCAGCGAGGCGCTGGACGAGCTTATCGAGCAGGGTGTCATACAGGAGTTCGGTACCGATAAGACGCGTGTCGAGATGGAGCTTGAGAAGATAAAGGATGAAGCTGACATCAAGAGAGAGCTGGAGATTATGAAACAGGAGGTAAAAAGATGA
- the pspAA gene encoding PspA-associated protein PspAA, whose amino-acid sequence MIIRILNENQYIVPSLYLDEINEIDNEIVRCIAKSDSEGFKKKYAELVEIVRSNGIPMDPATIKESDLIIPPADVTFEEARNIFIGEGLIPG is encoded by the coding sequence ATGATCATCAGGATACTGAACGAGAACCAGTATATCGTCCCGTCCCTGTACCTGGATGAGATCAATGAGATCGATAACGAGATCGTCCGATGCATAGCGAAAAGCGACAGCGAAGGGTTTAAAAAGAAGTACGCGGAACTTGTGGAGATCGTGCGCAGTAACGGAATACCGATGGACCCCGCGACTATCAAGGAATCCGATCTTATCATACCTCCGGCGGATGTCACGTTCGAAGAAGCGAGAAATATCTTCATCGGCGAAGGGCTGATACCGGGATAA
- the cax gene encoding calcium/proton exchanger, which yields MLKLSFERILFILLIFIPISIVMELTHSNPVFIFFTAALAIIPLAGFMGKATEELSKQVGAGLGGLLNATFGNATELIIAIFALQAGLFEVVKASITGGIIGNMLLIVGCSMLFGGLKREKQTFNPQVQGANSTMLALAAVGLIMPALVSHIFDFNTVETLSLGVSFILVITYIFSLLFSLRTHKHLYSCEEDPEECKPKWSKNKAIMVLLLTTAVIAMESEFLVGAVEPVSASLGLTELFIGVIVVAIIGNAAEHSTAILMAIKNKMDLSLGIAIGSSTQIALLIAPVLVFVSYIWGNPMTLVFNQFEVVAIIAAVVIANMICSDGESNWFEGVQLIALYAMMGVVFFLI from the coding sequence ATGTTAAAGTTGAGCTTCGAAAGAATACTGTTCATCTTACTTATCTTCATACCGATCAGCATAGTCATGGAACTGACGCACTCTAACCCGGTATTTATCTTTTTCACGGCAGCGCTCGCCATAATACCTCTTGCCGGATTCATGGGAAAAGCCACCGAGGAGCTTTCAAAACAGGTGGGCGCCGGGCTGGGCGGGCTGCTCAATGCCACTTTTGGCAACGCTACAGAGCTCATAATAGCCATTTTCGCCTTGCAGGCAGGCCTGTTCGAGGTCGTGAAAGCATCCATCACGGGTGGTATCATAGGGAACATGCTGCTTATTGTCGGATGCAGTATGCTGTTCGGCGGGCTGAAAAGGGAAAAACAGACTTTCAACCCTCAGGTCCAGGGAGCTAACTCCACTATGCTGGCGCTTGCAGCGGTCGGCTTAATAATGCCTGCCCTTGTATCCCACATATTCGACTTTAACACTGTTGAGACATTGAGCCTCGGCGTATCTTTCATTCTGGTGATCACTTATATCTTTAGCCTGCTATTCTCGCTGCGCACTCATAAGCATCTATATTCCTGCGAGGAAGACCCTGAGGAATGTAAACCAAAGTGGTCGAAAAATAAGGCAATAATGGTGCTGTTGTTAACCACGGCCGTCATAGCAATGGAAAGCGAGTTCCTGGTGGGCGCTGTGGAGCCAGTGAGCGCATCACTGGGCCTTACAGAGCTATTCATCGGTGTCATCGTAGTGGCCATAATAGGTAACGCCGCTGAGCACAGTACAGCGATACTGATGGCGATCAAAAATAAGATGGACCTCAGCCTCGGCATAGCTATCGGGTCGAGTACGCAGATAGCGCTCCTCATCGCCCCGGTGCTTGTCTTCGTCAGCTATATCTGGGGTAATCCAATGACGCTCGTATTTAACCAGTTCGAGGTAGTTGCGATCATCGCAGCCGTCGTGATCGCCAATATGATCTGCTCGGACGGAGAATCAAACTGGTTCGAGGGAGTGCAGCTCATAGCTTTGTATGCAATGATGGGTGTCGTGTTCTTCCTAATATGA
- a CDS encoding PAS domain S-box protein: protein MNKSDSTGTGTIDNVPLLSIDLKDRMDVIVVAISLDGEIIYFNRKAEEVIGYKKEEVLRRDAFEIFLPGEYKNIIFQLFEKLKSPGDEDGFMLETDVLTKPGRKRFVRWHYTPIQDKNERLTGILCAGIDETEKDLMLKVAKMATAATDMDQMIRSFMDIISGTLNLRMIRVSLFCDEKYTPFERTNIYPDCQIRKRDGLRLRAGAKNRDEVQPYHREGLQIRDMHRFIPLQVAEDMIGALEFAPHDHISFKNDDIDLLRSLCNIISANIIRINNSYDKKALDNVYNEERFEELMKNASSGIAVVNASDLKFLKANDTFLRLTGTRNAGGKKVEEVFRGLEGSGVVDRMNEALLTRRPCGGKYLKPLKGRKPPVYHVYDHIPIIRDDGRISSIVTVIYESVGSHERSIDPIKRNISKAEELNATISQITDGVAICDVDGNILKMNNELCKVFRMREEDLKDKCIYDVIMFMRPGSISGKPLNKRQLALYRAVRTRNPVKNVMSTIRVFSGSKRLVNTSATPFYDENGKLAGAIAIFRDVTVKDAVFGIGNLMVDIRNIDDLIEESVDIILNALELKTLWFYIYDPLDGELKLKVIKGDFDNTCPLPPRERPDIMNPDLLSRACVEGRTLLIKNYRQCASVRAFDPLAKKRSIRSIASIPLSAAGNLIGVLVAATGDDRAIEEDQLSEITRLSNQLALGISKLTSDQELINSKERAEMYVELLCRDINSINRSSMAILEDVKKISYIKEKDKALVEKLLENLGKSIKIVDGVKNIQQVQRSELSMQYYDLHDVISECISSIEPVQEKRLSVSYNGKPGSFVYASPQIKEIFMNIFDNAIKHSDQDVNVKVDIVRIEEDERTYHRISIEDDGRGIPGELKDRLFQKMVPGSKKAAGKGLGLLMVRTFTEKFGGRVWVEDRIDGDHTKGCRFVVLIPENKSLEFGDEL, encoded by the coding sequence ATGAACAAGAGTGATAGTACAGGGACAGGCACTATTGATAATGTACCTTTACTGTCTATAGACCTTAAAGACAGGATGGACGTTATCGTCGTCGCCATAAGCCTTGACGGCGAGATAATCTATTTTAACAGAAAGGCCGAGGAAGTTATCGGTTATAAAAAAGAAGAGGTCCTAAGGCGTGATGCCTTTGAGATATTCCTGCCCGGGGAGTATAAGAACATAATTTTTCAACTGTTTGAAAAGCTAAAAAGTCCTGGAGATGAGGACGGGTTTATGCTGGAGACGGACGTCCTTACAAAACCGGGCCGTAAAAGGTTCGTCAGGTGGCATTATACGCCAATCCAGGATAAAAACGAGCGGCTGACAGGAATTCTTTGCGCAGGCATAGACGAGACGGAAAAAGACCTGATGCTGAAGGTCGCAAAAATGGCTACCGCCGCGACGGATATGGACCAGATGATAAGATCGTTCATGGACATTATCAGCGGGACGCTAAACCTGAGGATGATAAGGGTATCCCTGTTCTGCGATGAAAAGTATACGCCATTTGAAAGGACCAATATCTACCCCGACTGCCAAATAAGGAAACGGGATGGCCTTCGGCTCCGGGCGGGCGCAAAAAACAGGGATGAGGTACAACCATATCATAGAGAAGGACTGCAAATAAGGGACATGCACAGATTCATCCCGCTACAGGTCGCGGAGGATATGATCGGCGCGCTGGAATTCGCCCCTCACGACCACATCAGTTTTAAGAACGATGATATCGACCTCTTAAGATCATTGTGTAACATAATATCGGCTAACATTATACGTATCAACAATTCTTACGATAAAAAAGCGCTGGATAATGTCTATAATGAAGAGCGTTTCGAGGAATTAATGAAGAATGCATCTTCGGGTATAGCCGTGGTCAACGCAAGTGACTTGAAGTTCCTTAAGGCCAACGATACTTTTCTCAGGCTTACAGGCACGCGGAACGCCGGGGGGAAGAAAGTTGAAGAGGTATTCAGGGGGCTTGAAGGATCGGGTGTCGTCGACCGCATGAACGAGGCATTATTGACAAGGCGGCCATGCGGGGGAAAATACCTGAAGCCCTTAAAAGGCAGGAAACCCCCTGTATACCATGTTTATGATCATATCCCCATAATCCGGGACGATGGCAGGATAAGCAGCATAGTGACGGTGATATACGAAAGCGTCGGAAGCCATGAGAGGAGCATTGACCCGATAAAGAGGAATATCTCAAAGGCCGAAGAGCTGAACGCCACCATCTCCCAGATAACGGACGGGGTTGCCATATGTGATGTTGACGGCAATATCCTGAAGATGAATAACGAGCTGTGTAAGGTCTTCAGGATGAGAGAGGAAGACTTAAAGGATAAATGCATTTACGATGTGATAATGTTCATGAGGCCCGGGAGCATATCCGGAAAGCCCCTAAATAAAAGACAGTTAGCGTTATACAGGGCAGTGCGAACGCGTAATCCTGTTAAGAACGTAATGTCAACCATCCGCGTCTTTTCCGGCTCGAAGAGGCTTGTGAACACATCTGCGACACCTTTTTACGATGAGAATGGAAAGCTCGCCGGAGCTATCGCGATATTCAGGGACGTGACGGTAAAGGACGCAGTATTCGGTATAGGGAACCTGATGGTGGATATTAGGAACATAGATGACCTTATCGAAGAGTCCGTAGATATCATTTTAAACGCACTTGAGCTGAAAACTCTATGGTTCTATATATATGACCCTCTGGACGGGGAATTGAAATTAAAGGTCATAAAGGGGGATTTCGATAACACGTGCCCTCTGCCCCCGAGGGAAAGGCCCGATATCATGAATCCCGACCTGCTGAGCAGGGCATGCGTGGAAGGCAGGACGCTGCTGATCAAGAACTACAGGCAATGCGCCTCTGTCAGGGCGTTCGACCCGCTCGCGAAAAAACGCAGCATCAGAAGCATAGCCAGCATACCATTGTCAGCCGCAGGAAACCTTATAGGAGTGCTTGTGGCCGCTACCGGAGATGACAGAGCCATTGAGGAAGACCAGCTTTCCGAGATCACAAGGCTGTCCAATCAATTAGCGCTGGGGATCAGTAAGCTGACGTCAGACCAGGAGCTCATTAACTCAAAGGAAAGGGCCGAGATGTACGTTGAGCTATTATGCAGGGATATCAACAGCATCAACAGATCCAGCATGGCCATTCTTGAGGATGTTAAAAAGATATCATATATCAAAGAAAAAGATAAGGCGCTCGTCGAGAAACTTTTAGAAAATCTAGGTAAAAGCATAAAGATAGTCGACGGCGTAAAAAACATACAGCAAGTGCAGAGATCCGAACTGTCCATGCAATACTACGACCTGCACGATGTCATCTCGGAGTGCATCAGCAGCATCGAGCCCGTACAGGAAAAGCGCCTTTCGGTCTCATATAACGGGAAACCGGGATCGTTCGTTTATGCTTCTCCGCAAATAAAGGAGATATTCATGAATATCTTTGATAATGCGATAAAGCACTCGGACCAGGACGTTAACGTAAAGGTCGATATAGTCAGGATCGAGGAGGATGAACGCACATATCACAGGATATCCATCGAGGATGACGGCCGGGGCATACCCGGAGAATTAAAGGACAGGCTTTTCCAAAAAATGGTCCCCGGATCAAAAAAAGCAGCGGGGAAAGGCCTGGGTTTACTTATGGTCAGGACTTTTACGGAAAAGTTCGGTGGAAGGGTATGGGTCGAGGACAGGATCGACGGGGACCATACAAAAGGATGCAGGTTCGTCGTACTTATACCTGAAAATAAAAGCCTTGAGTTCGGCGATGAACTCTGA
- the hisI gene encoding phosphoribosyl-AMP cyclohydrolase, with translation MIEPIFKDGLVPAIAQDFNTREVLMFAYMNREAFELTVSTGMAHYFSRSRGKIWKKGETSGHVQKVREIRIDCDRDCVLLLVEQDTAACHTGYISCFYRTVQGDIVGTKAFNPEDVYPA, from the coding sequence ATGATCGAGCCGATTTTTAAAGACGGGCTGGTGCCGGCGATAGCGCAGGACTTCAATACCCGAGAGGTGCTGATGTTCGCTTACATGAACAGGGAAGCGTTCGAGCTGACAGTCAGTACGGGTATGGCACACTATTTTAGCAGGAGCAGAGGTAAGATCTGGAAGAAAGGAGAGACATCCGGACATGTCCAGAAAGTCAGGGAAATAAGGATCGACTGCGACCGGGATTGCGTGCTGCTGCTGGTAGAGCAGGATACGGCAGCCTGTCATACCGGATATATTTCCTGTTTTTATCGTACCGTGCAGGGTGATATAGTGGGTACGAAGGCTTTTAATCCTGAAGACGTATACCCTGCTTAA
- a CDS encoding PINc/VapC family ATPase — protein sequence MRKIVPDTSAIIDGRITQKVLSGEYKDTNILVPEAVVSELEAQANYGREIGFNGLEELRKLQEMSRAGHILLDFIGSRPTPAQIKLAPAGEIDAMIRQQAYDCGATFVTSDVVQAQVARAKGINVVYLKPDVEELKPLEIMKYFTDDTMSVHLKANVEPMAKRGSIETMRLIKVSDEKPTDKELLRMAHEILERSKQDPNGFIEMERSGATVVQLGPMRIAIATPPFSDGVEITIVRPIAKLSLEDYKFSGTFKDRLIEKRRGILISGPPGAGKSTFAQACAEFLFGHDFIIKTMESPRDLQLPEAITQYSPLEGSMVNTADILLLVRPDYTIYDELRKTSDFEIFSDMRLAGVGMIGVVHATRAIDAIQRFIGRIELGVIPQVVDTVVFIDRGSIEKVYDITFTVKVPHGMTESDLARPIIQVKDMESGKPEYEIYTFGEQIVVMPLVAEKKKTKAAVAASMKDIQREVSKYAKGYVEVEMTGDSSALVRVRDKDIPNVVGKSGRTIDRIERLLGIRIDVRPFSVSEEAKMAEPAGKKLDKSEFKKEREVPILTEETKRHVVLNLGERFSGETLEIVAGEEYLFTATVGRTGAIKIPRSSSLADKILSAEEAGEQIYGRMT from the coding sequence ATGAGAAAGATAGTCCCTGATACAAGTGCCATCATCGATGGGAGGATCACACAAAAAGTTTTGAGCGGCGAATATAAGGACACGAACATTCTCGTGCCCGAAGCTGTCGTGTCGGAGCTTGAGGCACAGGCTAACTATGGAAGGGAGATAGGTTTTAACGGCCTGGAAGAACTACGAAAGCTGCAGGAAATGTCCAGAGCAGGGCATATTCTCCTTGATTTTATCGGCTCGAGGCCGACTCCCGCCCAGATAAAATTAGCTCCTGCAGGCGAGATAGACGCCATGATAAGGCAGCAGGCCTATGACTGCGGGGCCACTTTCGTGACGAGCGACGTCGTGCAGGCCCAGGTCGCCAGGGCAAAAGGCATCAATGTCGTATATCTTAAGCCCGATGTCGAGGAGCTAAAGCCGCTGGAGATAATGAAATATTTCACGGACGACACGATGTCCGTACATTTAAAGGCTAACGTGGAGCCAATGGCAAAAAGAGGCTCTATAGAGACCATGCGCCTGATAAAAGTAAGTGATGAAAAGCCCACGGATAAAGAGCTTTTAAGGATGGCCCATGAGATACTGGAGCGGTCAAAGCAGGATCCAAACGGCTTTATTGAGATGGAAAGGAGCGGTGCAACGGTAGTCCAGCTCGGCCCGATGAGGATCGCCATAGCAACGCCGCCGTTCTCCGACGGTGTCGAGATCACCATCGTAAGGCCGATCGCAAAATTAAGCCTTGAGGACTATAAGTTCAGCGGCACTTTTAAGGACAGGCTCATAGAGAAGCGCAGGGGTATCCTGATATCAGGCCCTCCCGGCGCCGGGAAATCCACATTCGCCCAGGCATGCGCCGAGTTCCTTTTCGGGCATGATTTCATCATTAAGACGATGGAATCCCCCAGAGACCTTCAGCTACCGGAGGCGATAACCCAGTACTCGCCGCTCGAAGGCAGCATGGTGAACACCGCCGACATCCTACTTCTCGTAAGGCCGGACTATACGATATACGACGAGCTCAGGAAGACGTCGGACTTTGAGATATTCTCGGACATGAGGCTTGCAGGCGTCGGAATGATCGGTGTCGTGCACGCCACCAGGGCGATAGACGCCATCCAGAGGTTCATCGGACGAATAGAGCTCGGGGTCATACCGCAGGTCGTGGACACGGTAGTGTTCATCGACAGAGGTTCTATCGAGAAGGTATATGATATCACTTTTACTGTCAAAGTCCCTCACGGCATGACGGAGTCGGACCTGGCGAGGCCTATCATCCAGGTAAAGGATATGGAATCCGGAAAGCCTGAATACGAAATATACACCTTCGGTGAACAGATCGTCGTAATGCCGCTGGTCGCGGAGAAGAAAAAGACTAAGGCTGCTGTTGCCGCCTCCATGAAGGATATTCAGAGGGAGGTCAGTAAATACGCCAAGGGCTATGTCGAAGTGGAGATGACCGGGGATAGCAGCGCGCTTGTTCGTGTACGGGATAAGGATATCCCGAACGTGGTGGGCAAATCCGGCAGGACTATCGACAGGATAGAGAGGCTGCTCGGGATCCGGATAGACGTAAGGCCGTTCTCCGTGAGCGAAGAGGCAAAGATGGCCGAGCCTGCCGGGAAAAAGCTTGATAAGAGCGAGTTTAAGAAGGAAAGAGAGGTCCCCATACTTACCGAGGAGACCAAGAGGCATGTGGTCTTAAACCTGGGAGAGAGGTTCTCGGGCGAGACGCTGGAAATAGTGGCCGGGGAAGAGTACCTGTTCACTGCCACTGTAGGCAGGACAGGCGCCATTAAGATACCCAGAAGCTCAAGCCTTGCGGATAAGATATTAAGTGCCGAGGAAGCCGGGGAGCAGATATACGGCAGAATGACATGA
- a CDS encoding DUF378 domain-containing protein, giving the protein MNGRRDPLTIIALVLLIVGGLNWLLYAFNFNLVQAIFGDVRTSILAQLVYILVGLAAIYMLYPLYEMLTASAERPISR; this is encoded by the coding sequence ATGAATGGAAGAAGAGACCCGTTGACCATAATTGCATTGGTCTTACTTATAGTGGGTGGCTTGAACTGGTTGTTATACGCTTTTAACTTCAACCTCGTACAGGCGATATTCGGTGACGTCAGGACAAGCATTCTGGCACAATTAGTATACATCCTTGTCGGACTTGCAGCCATATACATGCTGTACCCGCTCTACGAGATGCTTACGGCCTCCGCCGAGAGACCGATCTCCCGTTAG
- a CDS encoding fasciclin domain-containing protein translates to MSNIIKALLELQVAVPSEMMQTTVIDVVKQSENFKTLEKAIREAGLADVLTGRGPFTVFAPNDDAFKRIPQDTLNSILKDKSRLARILKYHVVRGRYTSNDLSAEESLKTLEGSVIPINMTGYNRIIGSAKAIQPDIKASNGIIHVIDSVLLPE, encoded by the coding sequence TTGAGTAACATAATAAAAGCATTATTAGAGCTACAGGTGGCTGTGCCGTCCGAGATGATGCAAACGACAGTCATCGACGTGGTCAAACAGTCGGAAAATTTCAAGACACTTGAAAAAGCGATACGGGAAGCGGGCCTGGCCGACGTATTAACAGGGCGCGGACCGTTTACTGTATTCGCGCCGAACGACGATGCGTTCAAAAGGATACCCCAGGATACCCTGAACTCCATCTTGAAAGACAAATCCCGGCTGGCAAGGATTTTAAAATACCATGTCGTGAGAGGGAGGTATACCTCCAACGACCTATCGGCCGAAGAGTCATTGAAGACACTGGAAGGGAGCGTTATTCCAATAAACATGACCGGTTATAACAGAATAATCGGAAGTGCGAAGGCCATACAGCCGGATATCAAAGCAAGCAATGGCATAATCCACGTGATCGATTCAGTGCTATTGCCTGAGTAA
- a CDS encoding zinc ribbon domain-containing protein has product MPEGTIYCGNCREELSIAAKACPKCGCDPRKVVNYCTNCGEPKSSEAAIICTKCGAQLSRSGSYSSGSKGSSEMTPEMAAIISLLIPGLGLFLIYPEDKKQTGILITLGLIFADIVTFIAGLILVWFLVGLCCFFFVPVIHIGAAVYTYNEAQKLAGGKPLF; this is encoded by the coding sequence ATGCCTGAAGGTACGATCTATTGTGGTAACTGCAGAGAAGAGCTAAGCATCGCGGCAAAAGCCTGTCCTAAATGCGGATGCGATCCCAGAAAAGTGGTAAACTACTGTACTAATTGTGGAGAACCCAAGAGCAGCGAGGCTGCTATCATATGCACGAAATGTGGTGCTCAGCTATCGAGGTCCGGCTCTTACAGCAGCGGAAGCAAGGGAAGTTCAGAGATGACGCCGGAAATGGCTGCCATAATCAGCCTTCTGATACCGGGACTGGGATTATTCCTGATATATCCTGAAGATAAAAAACAGACGGGAATACTGATCACCCTGGGCTTGATATTCGCCGACATCGTGACGTTCATAGCCGGTCTCATACTTGTATGGTTCCTTGTAGGGCTGTGCTGTTTCTTCTTCGTGCCAGTCATACACATCGGCGCTGCCGTATACACCTATAACGAGGCACAAAAGCTCGCTGGCGGTAAACCGCTGTTTTAA
- a CDS encoding FKBP-type peptidyl-prolyl cis-trans isomerase: protein MISKRQYLSAILLVLSLVMVAGCTGSTTEKTVKAGDIVTVDYTGWFDDGTIFDTSNETIAQEADIFNPYISYEPIIFTTGSGEIIQGFDDAVIGMKINESRNITLTPEQAYGQYDPSLIQPVPMSTLTAANITPYVNDTLYYNMEPVRVDSIDGNETVYIDFNHPMAGKTLHFMITVRDIQTE, encoded by the coding sequence ATGATAAGTAAAAGACAATACCTATCCGCTATTCTGCTTGTATTATCTCTAGTTATGGTAGCGGGATGCACAGGATCGACCACAGAAAAAACGGTGAAAGCTGGCGACATCGTTACCGTGGACTATACGGGCTGGTTCGATGACGGCACGATCTTCGATACTTCGAACGAGACTATAGCACAGGAAGCGGATATCTTTAACCCTTATATTTCGTATGAACCCATAATTTTCACGACCGGATCAGGCGAGATCATACAGGGATTTGACGATGCGGTGATAGGCATGAAGATAAATGAATCCCGGAACATCACGCTCACACCTGAGCAGGCGTATGGGCAATATGATCCTTCTCTCATCCAGCCTGTCCCGATGAGCACGCTCACGGCAGCCAACATCACGCCTTACGTCAACGATACTCTGTACTATAACATGGAACCTGTCAGGGTGGACTCTATCGATGGTAATGAGACCGTATATATCGATTTTAACCATCCGATGGCAGGCAAGACACTGCATTTCATGATAACGGTCAGGGATATACAGACTGAATGA
- a CDS encoding SagB/ThcOx family dehydrogenase, which produces MMKKSFLSIICMSMLLAGCIHPQEDITAVTLSPLSGSIKLPEPSHDSDTSVEEALSSRRSVREFKDASLTLTEISQLLWAAQGITDPRGFRTAPSAGALYPLEVYVVAGNVEGLAPGVYKYRPAGHDLIPVKEGDARDGLCKAALGQPCVKGGAVDIVISGVYEMTTGKYSTPEQDYRTGASYPRGVKYVHMEAGHSAQNVCLQAESLGLGTVTIGAFSDSEVKRIIGMPEEERPLYIMPVGRV; this is translated from the coding sequence ATGATGAAAAAATCATTTTTATCGATAATATGCATGTCAATGCTTCTGGCAGGATGCATTCACCCGCAGGAGGACATTACTGCAGTGACTTTATCTCCGCTGTCCGGGTCGATAAAGCTTCCTGAGCCCTCACACGACAGCGATACTTCGGTCGAAGAAGCTCTTTCCAGTAGAAGGTCTGTCAGAGAGTTCAAGGACGCATCCCTGACACTTACAGAAATATCGCAGCTGCTATGGGCGGCTCAAGGTATCACTGATCCGCGGGGCTTCAGGACAGCGCCGTCCGCGGGAGCCCTGTACCCGCTCGAAGTATATGTTGTGGCTGGAAATGTGGAGGGGCTGGCTCCGGGCGTTTACAAGTACAGGCCTGCCGGACATGACCTGATACCGGTCAAAGAAGGTGATGCAAGGGACGGGCTATGTAAGGCAGCCCTTGGACAGCCATGTGTCAAAGGAGGTGCTGTGGACATCGTCATCTCGGGAGTGTACGAGATGACGACAGGAAAATATAGTACGCCGGAACAGGATTACAGGACCGGGGCGAGTTACCCCAGAGGCGTGAAATATGTCCATATGGAAGCCGGACATTCCGCACAGAATGTCTGCCTACAGGCAGAGTCGCTTGGCCTGGGCACCGTGACAATAGGTGCTTTCTCCGACAGTGAAGTGAAAAGGATTATAGGGATGCCTGAGGAAGAACGACCGCTATACATAATGCCCGTAGGAAGAGTATAA